Proteins encoded within one genomic window of Brassica rapa cultivar Chiifu-401-42 chromosome A09, CAAS_Brap_v3.01, whole genome shotgun sequence:
- the LOC103837355 gene encoding G-type lectin S-receptor-like serine/threonine-protein kinase RLK1, giving the protein MGVISCWILQVVLVLHLQVLVVLSQNIISGSVPVGESLTASESQQFSSSWLSPSGDFAFGFRKIQPNDGFTLSIWFDKIPDKTIVWYAQTVNTTTGLVPEGSKVTLTADRGLVLTDPGGQQLWSSSLPQTRSSVSRGLITDAGNLRLLSEDSDVALWSSFANPTDTLLPSQSIEVRGNLSSRLKETSFQKGRFRLRLGDDGDLQLLTLNSETLAETDVYFSYYSSNTKDPHNPGNRLVFNETGYMYVVMNDNTTRFYVNNKDPVPSKDFYHRAVLHFDGVFSQYYHPKRQGVNNSDNGWSLAWSEPENICAKRFGPYLDANELGNLACGFNNICILGDNNRPRCECPKRFLLVDPDDEYGDCKPDFEMQICGRESNQTAAADQDANLYEFVTLRMTNWPSGDYKRYSNYDEERCKATCLKDCFCGAVVLGKDKLCWKKKFPLSYGIRDTNGESDTFIKVLKLGSRS; this is encoded by the exons ATGGGTGTTATCTCTTGTTGGATACTCCAAGTTGTTCTTGTTTTACATCTACAAGTACTTGTCGTTTTGTCTCAGAACATCATCAGCGGATCTGTTCCTGTCGGAGAATCTCTGACCGCTTCAGAATCCCAACAATTCTCCAGTTCATGGCTTTCCCCTTCTGGTGACTTTGCTTTTGGCTTCCGCAAGATTCAACCAAACGATGGTTTCACTCTCTCCATATGGTTCGACAAGATTCCTGACAAGACGATTGTGTGGTATGCACAAACCGTCAACACAACCACCGGTCTTGTCCCTGAGGGTTCGAAGGTTACGCTAACCGCAGATCGTGGTCTTGTCCTTACTGACCCTGGAGGTCAGCAGCTCTGGAGCTCTTCACTTCCTCAAACTAGGAGCTCTGTTTCTCGAGGGCTAATAACAGACGCCGGAAACTTACGTCTGTTAAGTGAAGATTCAGATGTAGCTTTATGGTCTAGCTTCGCTAATCCCACCGACACTCTGTTACCTAGTCAA AGTATTGAAGTTAGAGGGAATCTCTCATCTCGCCTCAAAGAGACTAGCTTCCAGAAAGGAAGATTCAGGCTACGTTTAGGTGACGATGGAGATCTTCAGCTTCTTACTCTCAACAGCGAGACGCTAGCAGAAACAGATGTATACTTTTCGTACTACTCAAGTAACACAAAAGACCCTCATAATCCCGGGAATCGATTGGTTTTCAACGAGACAGGCTACATGTATGTAGTAATGAACGACAATACAACGAGATTCTATGTCAACAATAAAGATCCAGTACCGTCCAAAGACTTTTATCACCGTGCCGTTTTACATTTCGACGGGGTTTTCTCTCAGTACTATCATCCCAAGAGGCAAGGGGTTAATAATAGTGATAATGGATGGTCTCTGGCTTGGTCTGAACCAGAGAATATATGTGCAAAGAGGTTTGGACCGTATCTTGATGCTAATGAGCTTGGGAATCTAGCTTGTGGGTTTAATAATATATGCATTTTAGGAGATAATAATAGGCCAAGATGTGAATGCCCCAAGAGGTTTTTGTTGGTGGATCCAGATGACGAGTATGGTGATTGTAAACCTGATTTTGAGATGCAAATTTGTGGACGAGAGAGTAACCAAACAGCAGCAGCGGACCAGGATGCAAATCTCTACGAGTTTGTGACTTTGAGGATGACAAATTGGCCGTCAGGGGATTACAAGAGGTATTCAAATTATGATGAAGAAAGGTGTAAAGCAACTTGTCTCAAGGACTGTTTTTGTGGAGCAGTGGTGCTTGGAAAAGATAAATTATGTTGGAAGAAGAAGTTTCCATTGTCTTATGGCATTAGAGATACGAATGGTGAGAGTGATACATTCATTAAGGTTCTTAAACTTGGATCACGATCCTGA
- the LOC103837358 gene encoding agamous-like MADS-box protein AGL8 isoform X2 — MGRGRVQLKRIENKINRQVTFSKRRSGLLKKAHEISVLCDAEVALVVFSSKGKLFEYSTDSSMERILERYDRYLYSDKQLVGRDISQSENWVLEHAKLKARVEVLEKNKRNFMGEDLDSLSIKELQSLEHQLDAAIKSIRSRKNQAMFESISALQKKDKALQDHNNTLLKKIKEKEKEKNTGQQEGQLIQCSNNSSVLQPQYCVTASRDGLVERVVGENGGASSLIEPNSLLPAWMLRSNE; from the exons ATGGGAAGGGGTAGGGTTCAGCTGAAGAGGATAGAGAACAAGATCAATAGGCAAGTTACTTTCTCAAAGAGAAGGTCTGGTTTGCTCAAGAAAGCTCATGAGATCTCTGTTCTCTGCGATGCTGAGGTTGCTCTCGTTGTCTTCTCTTCCAAAGGCAAACTCTTCGAATATTCCACTGACTCTAG CATGGAAAGGATACTTGAGCGATATGATCGCTATTTATATTCAGACAAACAACTTGTTGGCCGAGACATTTCACAAAGT GAAAATTGGGTTCTAGAGCATGCTAAGCTCAAGGCAAGAGTTGAGGTACTTGAAAAGAATAAAAG GAATTTTATGGGGGAAGATCTTGATTCCTTGAGCATAAAGGAGCTTCAAAGCTTGGAGCATCAGCTCGACGCTGCTATCAAGAGCATTAGGTCAAGAAAG AACCAAGCTATGTTCGAATCCATATCAGCGCTCCAGAAGAAG GATAAGGCCTTGCAAGATCACAATAATACGCTTCTCAAAAAG ATTAAGGAGAAGGAAAAGGAGAAGAACACGGGTCAGCAAGAAGGACAATTAATCCAATGCTCCAACAATTCTTCAGTTCTTCAGCCCCAGTACTGCGTAACCGCCTCCAG AGATGGCCTTGTGgagagagttgtgggagagaACGGCGGTGCATCGTCGTTGATTGAACCAAACTCTCTTCTTCCAGCTTGGATGCTACGTTCAAATGAGTAA
- the LOC103837358 gene encoding agamous-like MADS-box protein AGL8 isoform X1: MGRGRVQLKRIENKINRQVTFSKRRSGLLKKAHEISVLCDAEVALVVFSSKGKLFEYSTDSSDPLSAYQTIMERILERYDRYLYSDKQLVGRDISQSENWVLEHAKLKARVEVLEKNKRNFMGEDLDSLSIKELQSLEHQLDAAIKSIRSRKNQAMFESISALQKKDKALQDHNNTLLKKIKEKEKEKNTGQQEGQLIQCSNNSSVLQPQYCVTASRDGLVERVVGENGGASSLIEPNSLLPAWMLRSNE; this comes from the exons ATGGGAAGGGGTAGGGTTCAGCTGAAGAGGATAGAGAACAAGATCAATAGGCAAGTTACTTTCTCAAAGAGAAGGTCTGGTTTGCTCAAGAAAGCTCATGAGATCTCTGTTCTCTGCGATGCTGAGGTTGCTCTCGTTGTCTTCTCTTCCAAAGGCAAACTCTTCGAATATTCCACTGACTCTAG CGATCCTTTGTCAGCATACCAAACAAT CATGGAAAGGATACTTGAGCGATATGATCGCTATTTATATTCAGACAAACAACTTGTTGGCCGAGACATTTCACAAAGT GAAAATTGGGTTCTAGAGCATGCTAAGCTCAAGGCAAGAGTTGAGGTACTTGAAAAGAATAAAAG GAATTTTATGGGGGAAGATCTTGATTCCTTGAGCATAAAGGAGCTTCAAAGCTTGGAGCATCAGCTCGACGCTGCTATCAAGAGCATTAGGTCAAGAAAG AACCAAGCTATGTTCGAATCCATATCAGCGCTCCAGAAGAAG GATAAGGCCTTGCAAGATCACAATAATACGCTTCTCAAAAAG ATTAAGGAGAAGGAAAAGGAGAAGAACACGGGTCAGCAAGAAGGACAATTAATCCAATGCTCCAACAATTCTTCAGTTCTTCAGCCCCAGTACTGCGTAACCGCCTCCAG AGATGGCCTTGTGgagagagttgtgggagagaACGGCGGTGCATCGTCGTTGATTGAACCAAACTCTCTTCTTCCAGCTTGGATGCTACGTTCAAATGAGTAA